DNA sequence from the Myxococcaceae bacterium JPH2 genome:
CAGGCCGCAGGCCACCCACGCGAACGCCGAGCACACTCCGAGCACGAAGGCTCGCTTCATGGCACTTCCCCCTCTGACTGGATGATGAGTTGTGACTACTCGAAGACAACGACGGTCTGCACCCAACTTCCCGGGTTCCTCCCGAGAACTTCCATCCGCTCGCGCTTCACGGCGACCGAGGGAGACGCTCCCTCGCGCACGCGGCGGCGCACGGCTTCGAAGAACGCACCCGCCTCGGCGTCCGGGATGTCCGACGGCGACGCGATGACCGCGCGCGCGCCCGCCTCCAGGAACGCGACCGGCAAGCTCCACGGCTCATGCAGATACGGCGCGGTCTCGGCGGCCCGGCACGACGCCAGGATGACCACCGGCGCGCGCGACAAGTGCTGGCGGCGCACCTCGCCCGCGGTCAGCGCGTAGCGGCCATCCGCCTGCGCGGACAGCACGATGAGCGACGCATCCGAGATGCCCAGGTTCACCAGCCCGTGCGCGTGGATGTCGATTTCATCCGCGCCCGGCATCTCCGCCAGGACGCGCTCCGGCGTCGCGGCGGCGCCCGTCAGGTCCACGCGCGGCGCGGCGGGCTCGGTGCCCGGCAGCCACGCGGACAGCCGCGGCAGGCCCAGCCCCGCGGGCGCGTTCACGTCGCTGACCACCAGCCGCCGGGGCGCGCCCGAGGCCGCCACCGGGGGCCGAGCGTCCCCGCGCTGGTAGCTCCACGCGAAGTCGGAAGGCAGCAGCCCCGCCCGCCCATGCAAGGGATAGCGGGCAAAGACAGACACGTGCTCGCAGGGCCGCAGCGCGTCCAGCACCGGCGCGGACACGAGCGAGGGCACATCGAACGCGGGCGCGCTGCGGGTGGTGAGCGTGCCCACGGCCTCGCCCTTCGCGCCGCGCGCGGCCACCAGCATGCGCTCCTCGGCGATCTCCACGCCCAGCAGACACCGCGTGGGCGCCGCGCCGCCGGACTCGCGGGCGAACCAGTCCAGCGCCCCCGCGAAGTCTCCCGCGCGACCGGCCTCCAGGATGAGCAGGGAGTAGCTGGCGGCGCGCGCCTTCTGCGCACCGGTGTCCTCGCGCGGCAGCTTCTCCGCCGCCGCGATGAGGTCCTCCAACTGCCGCCGCCCCGCGACGCGGTCGTGCTCCAGCTCGGCGCGCGCGATGGCGTGGTCCACCATCAACAAGAGCCCGGGCCGCTTGCCGAGCCCCGGCTGCGTGCGCGCGGACGCCGCGAGCGCGCGCACGGCCTCCAGGTCTCCCGGCCGGGGCGCGACGCGCGACAGGTCCGCGAGGACCAGCGGACTCAAGGCCGAGCGCGGCGCGCCGCAGTCCGGCACCGCGCCCAGCTCGGTCCGCGCGGCGTCGAAGCGCAGCTCGGAGGACTCCAGCATCGCGAGCGTCTCGTGCAGGAAGACCTGGGCGGCGCAGACGTCCGGCTGGCGCAGCGCGGACTCGCGAAGGTAGGCGCGCGTGAGCGCGAACGCGTCGCGGAAGCGGGCGATCTGCCCCAGGTGCTGGAGGAACTGCGTCTCCTGCTCGGGGTCGTTCGAGGCGCGCGCTCGCTCCAGGCCGCGCAGCGCGTGCTCGCGGGCCTCCACCAGCCGGTGCTGCGACGTGTACAGGTACGTGAGCACCGACTCCAGCTCGCCGCAGCGCGCGTCCAGCTTGCGCAGCTCACAGGCGGGCAGGGCCTTCAGCAGCATCGCCTCCGCGCTGGCCATCTCGCCGGCCGTCAGCTTCGCCTGCGCGCGCTGCAGCTCCGCGTTGACCTGGAACCACGGGTCGCCCACCGCGTCCGCCGCCCGAGCGTAGTCATCCAGCTCCGCGGGCAGCCGGCCCAGCAGCGCGAGCGCGCCGAGCAGGATGTCGGAGTCGCCCGAGGCCCGCAGCGCCCGCACGAACGCATCCGCGCCCGTCATGTCGAACGCGCCCGTCAGCACCTGGGCGAACGACGTCGCCAGTGGACCTCGGCGCGCGAAGTCCCGCTTCTGCGTCCGCTCGATGTAGCGGGCCAGCACGTCTCCGCCGTAGTGCGCGTCCAGCTCCCGCGCCTCGGGGAGCAGCGCCCGCACGCGCTCGGCGGTGGGCGCGGTCCAGGCCGCCAGGTACAAGTACTTGCGCGCGAGCGCCGGCGCCTCGCGCACCAGGGTCGCGGGCAGCGGCGTTCCATCCGCCACCAGCGTCTTGTTCGCCGTCCACGCCAGGTTCCAGTGGTCCTGCCGGGACTTCGTCTGGCGCCGCACCGCCTCGGCGCGCTCGCGCGCCTCCTGGCTCCAGCCGGGCTCGTTCAGCGCGGCCACCTGCTCGAAGCCCTCGGCCGCGAGCAGGTCCAGCCCCAGCTCGCGCAACACGAGGCTGCGGTTCCACATCGCCGCCGCGTGCCGAGGCTCCTTCGCGAGCACGCCCTCCAGCAGCACGAGCGCGTCCTCCAAGTCTCCGCGCTGCAACGCCACCACGGCCCGGTCGCTGTCCACGTCCGGCGAGGACGGCGCGCGCTTCAGGTCCTCCCGCGCCTGCTCCACTTCGCCGCGCAGCAGGTGCCCCGTGCCCAACCCGTGCAGGTCCCCCGCGGCCTCCAGCTTCGCCAGCGCCTGGAGCGGCACCAGCTCGCGAGGACGCTCGTCACCCGAGCGCTTCACGCCATAGGGCCGATACCCGCTCGCCCCGGACCAGCTCAGCCGAGCCTCCAGCGAGCGCGTGGGCGCCAGGGCCAGCGCCTCCGGCCCCACCACCTGCTCCGAGCCATCCGACGTGGGCGAGCGGAACAACGCCAGCGTCAGCGCGGCCGTCAGCGAACCGCTCAGCGCGACCGCCGCCACCCAGCGACGGCGCCCGCTCCACGCCGGACGGAAGGCGCGGGTGGGCTTCGCCTCGCGGGGAACCTGGGCGGGAGGCGGCGCGGGGGATTCCGTGTCGCGCGGCGGCGGAACGACGCGCAGCGGACGGGCCTCCTCCTCGGCGCGGATCGCCTCGCCCGCGGACTTGAGCTCCAGGATGACGTCCAGCTCATCCATGCAGCGCTCGCAAGTGACCAGGTGCTCACGGAAGGACGCGGCCTCCTCCGGCGACAGCTCGTCATCGGCGAACAGGTGCACCTGGTCGTGGATGTCCAGCATGTCGAGGTCACGCTCGGAGTCGCTCATGGCTACTCGGTCTCCGGAGGCTGGGGAGCCAACAGTTCCTTCATCTTGGTCCGCGCCCGGGCGAGGCGCGTTCCCACCGTGTTCTTGTTGAGACCCAGGTGGTCGGCAATCTCGATGTACGAGCGCCCTTCGATTTCCTTCATCCGGAACACCGTGCGGAACTCCTCAGGAATCTTCTCCAGCGCCTCGCGAACCTCGGCGGTGCCGAACTTCGCCCACAAGGGCTCGTCCTCGGGAGTCGGCGCGGCGACCACTTCCTGCACGTCCTCCGCGGACACCCCGGCCCGGCGCTCGCGCAGCTTGAGGCGGTGCCTGTCGAAGAAGAGGTTGCGCTGGACGCGCAGCAGCCAGGCGCGCGCGTCACTCTGCGTCTTCAATTGCTCGCGGTGACGCCAGGCGCGCTCGTAGGTGTCCTGGAGGATGTCGTTGACGTCCGAGGTGTTCCCGGCGAGCTGCATGCCCCGCGTGCGCAGCAGGGTCTCGTGCTGGCGAATGAAGGCGTCGAACCAGCGGCGGTCCTGCACTTCCGATGAAGGGGGCTCGCTCTCCACGCGGGGCACAGGCTGGCTGGTCGGTTCGGGAGCAGTCAAGCGCCGCGAACTCCGAACCGGGGGGAGCTGCCCCATCCACTCCAGCGCAAAAGTATCCATGGCGTCCCCGTCCTCAGGCTCTTGCGGCGAGTCCACCGCTCCGCCCCGCTCCGCGCAGCCGCACCCACAACCCCGACGCGTGCATGTCTTCAGTCCCTCCCTGAACAAGCGGTCCGGCAGGGAAACGAAGCGTGTGGCCAATCTTCCCGGCGGAAATTTCGCGCGATTTCCTCTCGCGCTCAGGCGAGGCGGCGCGCGCGGTTCATGCCGAGGGCGCTGGTGAAGCCCACCCAGCCCAGGACGGGCGCCATCAACAGGGGGGCCCGGGGGTCCACCTGACGGGCGAAGACCGTGTAGGCCACCGCGCTGCCCAGCAGGAGCGCGCGCTCCACCACGACCGTGCGCGCGCGACGCGGACGCCCTGCGCCCCAGCGCCCACCGACGTAGAGACCGAGCTGGAGTCCCCACCCCATCAAGGCACGCGAGCGCGCCGGCCCCGCCGCCGAGCCCCACACGCGCCACGCCGACACGGCGAGCAGCGCGGACAACAGCGTCCCCGCGGCCCCGGACACGGCATCCCAAGGCCGTGATGCAGACCGCCCGAATCCGCCTCGCGAGGGCACAGGGGACGTCGCTCGAGAACCCAGGAGCGCGGCCCCCGCGGTCAGCGCCCCCATCACCCCCAGCGCCGCCGCCGACTCCCGGTTGAGCGTGGCATTGCGCTGAAGCCCCGCGGGCGTGCCCCATGCGGTCAGGTCCATGTGTCGTCCTCCCAGAGCCCCATGGGGAATCTGGGCGTGCGACTCCCCCCGCGCCAGCCGCGCCCGCCCGCCAGTGTTACAAGAGACCATTCCCGTGCCACGCGGCGAGGCTGCGCATGACGACTCCGGATGATGTCCTGGGCTTCTGGTTCGGCCAGCCCCCCGACCCCACGCGAAACCCCACCTGCGCGAGGCCCCGCGCCCTGTGGTTCCAACAGGACACGGCCTTTGACCAGGCGTGTCAGCGATTCCTCGACGCGCACACGCAGGCGGCGGCGGGGGACCTGCGGGATTGGGCCGACGAGCCACGCAGCGCCCTCGCGCTGGTGCTGCTGCTGGACCAGCTTCCGCGCAACCTCTTCCGCGGCACCGCGCGCGCCTTCGCCTCGGATGCGCGCGCCCGCGAGGTCGCCCGGCGCGCGCTGGCCCGAGGCCTGGACACCGTGCTGCCCCCGGTGTGGCGCTGGTTCATGTACCTGCCGTTCGAGCACAGCGAGGACGTGAACGACCAGCGGCTCTCGGTCTCCCTGTTCGAGCAGCTCGCCCTGGCGCGCGGCGTGGACAGCACCTCCGCAATTGAGTACGCGCGGCACCACCGCGACATCATCGAGCGCTTCGGCCGCTTCCCCCACCGCAACGCGGTGCTGGGCCGCGAGTCCACCCCGGACGAGGTGGCCTTCCTCCAGGAGCCAGGCTCGTCGTTCTGACGGAGGCGGGTGGGCCGCCTGGTCGCTCGGTCGGGCTGCGTCCGGCCGTGTGGGTCCACCTCATCGCGCGGAGACGACGCGGGGAGGACTGCCGGGTGGCACGAGCGCTGGGGTAGCGTGCGCGCACCGTGCTCGCGGAGGGGACGTGGCGGCAGACATCGCGAACATCATCCAGCAGCGCTGGCGCAACCAGTGGAAGCAGATGCTGGGGGTCGCCCTGGGCGTCACGCTCGTGGCGGCGCTGTGCGGGTGGCGCGGGCTGTTGGATGACGCCGAGCACAGCGCCTACGACAAGGCGCTCACCACGTACACCCGCGCGCCCGGCCCGTCCTCGCGCGTGGTGGTGGTGGCCATCGACCAGTCGAGCCTGGACGAGATGGGCCGCGACGAGCAGTACCGCCGCAACTTCGGCATCTGGCCCTTCAGCCGCAACCTGTGGGCGCGCGTGGTGGAGGAGCTGAAGGCCCGCGGCGCACGCGCGGTCCTCTTCGACGCGGTGATGCAGGAGGCCTCCACCGACGAGGCCATGGACCTGTCGTTCGCCCAGGTGCTGCGCGACACGCACCTGCCCTTCTACCTGGGGCTCTCCACCAACGGCTCGGCGCTCCCGCTGCCGCGCGCGGACGCCTCGGCGCCCCACCCCGTCGCGAACAACCCCGCCCCCACCGAGTCCGCGCCCGTCCAGGCCGTGCCCTCCGGCGAGGAGGAGTTCACCGACGCGCCCGAGGCCGCGACGCCCACGGTGACGCCCGAGGAGCTGGCCCGAGCCCTGGCCTTCCCGGCGCATCGCGACGACGCGCGGCTCCTGCCCACGCTGGAGTACGTGGCCAGCGATGGGGCTCGGCGCATGCGCTACCCCGTCCCCCCCATCCCCGCCCTGGTCGGCGCGGCGAGCGGCTTCGGCCTGGTGGACACGGAGGTGGACGCGGACGGCTTCATGCGGCGCACGCGCTTCGCGTACACGGACGGCACCAACACCTACGCCACGCTGCCGACGCGGCTCGCGGCGGACCTGCTGGGCGCGAAGGACGTCCAGCTGTCGGGGCGCACGCTCACGATCGGCGAGCGCCACTTCCGCGTGGACTCCGACGGCAGCGCGGCCATCGACTATGGCGGCGCGCTGCACGAGCGCTTCCAGCTGGTGCGCTTGGTGGACGTGCTGGAGGACTGGGCGCGGCGCCAGCAGGGCCAGCCCTCGCGCCTGCCCGCGGACACCTTCACCGGCAAGGTGGTGGTGCTGGGCGGCACCGCGCTGGGCGTCAACGACATCAAGGCCACGCCCTTCTCCGCCGCCGAGCCAGGATTGGTGAAGCAGGCCGCCGTGGTGGATGCGCTCCTGGGTGGCGCGTTCATCACCCGCGCGGCGCCCTGGGTGGACCTCACCGTCACCTTCCTGGTGGCGCTGGTGTCCGCGGTGCTGCTGATGACCGCGCGCTGGACGCCGCTGGAGGTGCTGTGGCCCGTGGCCATCTTCTTCGGATTGCACCTGGTGACGGGGCTCTTCCTGCGCACCGCGCACACGCACGTGCTCACCGCGATGCCGTCCCTGGCTGGCGTGGGCGCCAGCGTGGGCGCGCTGGCCTTCAATCACTTGCTGGCCAACCGCGAGGCGGAGTTCATCCGGCAGACCTTCAGCCGCTTCATGGACGCGCGGCTGGTGGACCAGATGCTGAAGGGCCAGCAGCTCCCGCGCCTGGATGGCGAGAACAAGGAGATCACCGCCTTCTTCAGCGACATCCGCGGCTTCTCCACCTTCAGCGAGCGCTTCAAGGAGGACCCGCGCGCGCTGGCCCGCATCCTCAACACGTACCTGACGCGGGTGACGAACGCGCTCCTGCGCGAGGGCGCGTGCCTGGACAAGTACATCGGCGACGCGGTGGTGTGCCTCTTCGGCGCGCCCATGGCGCAAGCGGACCACGCGGTGCGCGCCTGCCGAGGAGCGCTGGCCGCGAAGGCGGAGGTGGATGCGCTCCGTGAAGAGTTCCGAGCCAAGGGCCTCCCGGACGTGTACACGCGCATCGGCGTCAACAGCGCGGTCAACTTCGTGGGCAACTTCGGCAGCGAGCAGCACTTCAGCTACACGGCCATCGGTGACGGGATGAACCTGGCGGCGCGCCTGGAGGGCGCGAACAAGGCCTATGGCTCGCTCATCATGATTGGCCCGCGCACCTACGAGCTGGCGCGCGAGCACATCGAGGTGCGGGAGCTGGACCGCGTGCGCGTCGCGGGCAAGACGGAAGCCGTCACGGTGTACGAGCTGCTGGCCCTCAAGGGCGGGCTGAGCGCGCGCACGCGGCACACGGTGGAGCGCTACCACGCGGCGCTCGCGCTCTATCGCGAGGCGCGCTTCGCGGACGCGGCCAGCGCGCTCGAGGCGTTGCGGCGCGAGGACCCGGACGACGGGCCCACGAAAGCGCTGCTGGAGCGCTGCCACGAGTACTTGGAAAACCCACCCGCGGTGTTCGACGGCGTGGCCAACCTGGAGAAGTGACGCCGTCCTGGCGTTGGGGGTCTTGATGCGGATGCGAATGAAAGCAGGCGTGGTGCTGCTGGCGCTGGGGGCGCCCGCGCTCGCGCTGGCGGTGAGTCCCGGCGGCGCGTTGTACGTGAAGGCGAAGAACACACGGGTGATGAAGAGCCCGTCGCCCACGGCCGACGCGGTGGTGGTGCTCCAGCCCGGACAGCAGGTGGTGTGGAACGGCGCGGAGCCCTCCAACAAGCAGTGGCACAAGGTGACGGCGCCGGGCGGCAAGCAGGGCTTCGTCTTCCAGACGAACCTGTCCACCACGCCGCCGCGCATGGAGCTGGTGGCCAAGGACGGCAACGCGCGACAGGTGGACCCCGCGGCGTTCGTCGCCAGCGGCGCGGCGGTGAAGGCGCTGAGCCCCGGCGCCGAGCAGTACAGCAAGGAGAAGGGCGGCGACTACGCCCAGTCCGCCGAGCAGCTCAAGCAACTGGAGAAGCTGGCGCGCGACATCAAGCCCGCGGCCATCGCCAGGCACGTGGCGGACGCGGAGCTGTTCCCCGTGGTGGGCGGCAGCGAGGTCGCCGGAGCGTCGGGCAACCCGGCCGCGAAGAAGAAGGGAGGTGCGCGATGAACCGCCGCCTGTCTGTCATTGCCGCGGCGAGCCTCGGCTGGGCCTCCGCCGGCTGCGCCAACATCGCGCTGAATTCGAGCGCCCTGTCGAGCGGCTCCGCGCTCGCGAACCGCGTGGCGGAGAACACCGTCAAGGCGGGGCACGACGTGAGGAAGTGCAACGCGCTCAACGTGGAGCCCACCGTGAAGGAGGAGTACGCGCTGGGCGGCGCGGTGGCCGTGCACTGGGTGCAGCGCGGCGGCGGACTGCTGCTCCAAGGCAGCGGCGACCCCGCGGTGAACGTCTACCTCAACACCGTGGGGAAGAACCTCGCGGCGCAGTCGGACCGTCCCACGTTGGAGTGGACCTTCGGCGTGCTGGCGGACTCGAAGAACTTCACCGCGCTGTCCTCGCCCGGTGGCTACGTCTTCGTCACGCACCGGCTCCTCGCAGGCGTGGAGAACGAGGCCGAGCTGGCCGGTGTGCTCGCGCACGAGATTGCTCACATCGTGCTCAAGCACGCCATCCACCAGTACACGGGCTCGAAGGTGAGCCTGTGCAAGACGCTCGCGGTGGGCAACGCGGTGGGCGGCACGGTGCTGTCGCCAGCCGCGGTGAACCTGCTGGTGTCCGGCGGCGACCACGGCACCCTGGACCTGGATGGGAACACGGGCCTCCTGGGCAAGCTGGCCGAGAAGACCATCGACGCGCTCGACAAGGGCAACAGCCGCGACGAGGAGCTGGAGGCGGACCGCATGGCCGCGCAGCTCATGATGTCCGCGGGCTATGACCCGCAGTCCTTCATGAGCCTCATCCGGCGCACGTCCGAGGCCGGCGGCGTCTTCGCCAACCACCCCAAGCGCGACGAGCGACTGAAGAACCTCGCCAGCTACCTGGAGACGGTCCGCGCGGCGGAAGGAAAGCAGGAGTTCGCGGGCCTCACCACGCAGGGGCTCAAGAGCCCGGCCCTGCCCCGCGAGGTCACCGCCCAGCAGGGCAGCGTCGCGCGGGATACGAAGTAGGACGGCCGCGTCGCCGGGCCGTCCTCGCGGACTTCAGCGCGAGGCGGCCTGGCTGAGCGCCCGGTGCACGGCCTCCAGCGCCTTGCGGGCCTCGAGCAGCTCGGCGCGCTCGGAGGTGAGCGAGGCCACCTGCTGCGCCAGCACGTCGCGCTCACCCTGGAGCGTCTCCACGGCGCGGCGCAGGGAAGCGGACTCGTCCTTGGCGCCCTCCAGCTCCGAGGCGAGGCGCTCCTCCTCCGCGAGGCTGTCCGCCAGGGCCTGCTTGCCGCGGACCACCTCGACCTCCAGGCTCTCGTGCTCCTTCGCCGCGGCCTGGAGCGCCTGACGCGACTCCTGGAGGGACAGCAGCGCCTCGTCGCGCTCGCCCTCCAGCGCCGCCAGCTCGCGCTCCAGGTCGGCCAGCAGCTTCACGCGGCCTTCCATCTCCGAGGACAGCCGGCGCGCCTCGTCCATGCGCAGGCGGGCTTCCTCGGTGGCCTTCTCGGCCTGACGCCGCGTGGCCTCCAGGTCCTGCGTGAGGGTGAGGTTGAGGGACTTCACCCGCGTCAGCTCGGCCTGGAGGGTGGTGATGCGCTCCACCGCGCGCTGGCCAGCCTCCGCCACCGTGGCGGGCAGCGGCTCCGGGCGCGGGTTCTCGCGCACCGCCTTGAGGCGGGCCTTGAGCCGCTCACGCCGGGAGTCCGCGTCCAGGGCCTCCTCGCGCGGCGCGGCGGGCTGCTGCACTTCCACCTCCGCGGGCGGCGCCTCCGTCCGGGCCACCGTCTCGACACGGGAGGTCACAGCGGTTTGCGCGGGAGCGAAGGTCATCATGGGCGCAACCTCGTGGACGGCGGGCGGGGCGGAGACGACCGGAAGCGCTTCAGCGGCGGCCCACGGCGGGGCGGGCGCGGCGAACGCCCTGGGAGCCGGCTCGGCGAACGCCATCGGAGCGGGCTCGGGCTCGGCCGCCATCGAGGGCGGCGGCGACGCGTACGTCACCGCCATCTCCCGTGCCGGCGCGGCCTCGCGCTCCCAGGTGGGCGCGACGGCGACGGGCTCCTGCCACGGCGTCTCGGGGACCTCCCACGACTCGGCGGGCGGGGACACCAGCGCGGACAGCGCGTGGGCCACGGGCGCGGGCATGGTCGGCGCGGGGGCGGGCTCGGCGGGCCGAGTCAGCAGGGCAGAGGGCACGGCCGGCGCGCGCAGGGCGGCCTCCATCGCCTCGGCGGCGGTGGGGCGCGGGGCGCGGTTGCGCTCGATGCGCGCGCGCACCTCGGCGGAGAGGTCCGGCGCCTCGGCCACGGGCGGCGGAAGGACCGCGGCGACCTCGGGCTCGGGCATCGCGGCCTGGGGCTCCACCGGGTCGAACGCGCCGGTCAGCGCCCCCAGGCGGAGGCGCGGCTTGGCGCGGGACACGTTCTGTTCGAAGGCTTTCTTCATCACGGGGTCTCAGCCTGCGTGGGTGGCGCCGTTCTTCGCGGCGGCGCCCGCTACCAGGCGGGGAAGGACATTGTCGAGCATGGCCTGGATATCAGTCGCGCCCTTGGAAGTGGGGTCCGCGACGAATACCGGCCGTCCCTCGCTGGAGGCCTGGGCGAACTTGGTGCACTGCCGGATGATGGTGGGCAGCAGGTACTCTGGGTAGTGCTTCTGGAGGGCCTCCAGCGCTTCCTTGGCCAGCTTGAAGGTCGCGTTGAAGGCATTGACCACGATGTAGACGTGGTCGAGCACGTGGTTCAGGTCCTCTTCCAGGCTCTGCACGGTCTCGAAGAGCAGCTTGAGGCCGTGGAAGGACAGGAAGTCCGCCAGCACGGGCACGAACAGGTCGTTCGCGGCCATCAGGGCGTTGAGGTTGAGCAGGCCGAAGGACGGCGGCGCGTCGAAGATGATGAAGTCGTACTGCGCCTCGACGTCCTTGAGCGCGTTGCGCAGCTTGAACTCGCGGCCGGCCATGGGCATCAGCGCGAGGTCCATGGTGGACATGCTGAGGTTGGACGGGACGAAGTCCAGGTTGGGCAGGGTGGACTTCTGGATGACCTGGACCAACGGCGTCTTTCTGACCAGCACGTCCAGCAGCGTCTTCTCGAAGTCCTCGCCCTCGTAGCCCAGGCACTTGGTGGCGTGCCCCTGGCTGTCGAGGTCGATGAGGAGGACCGCGTAGCCCAGCTCCGCGAGGCGCCAGGCGTAGGACGTGGAGAGGGACGTCTTGCCGGTGCCGCCCTTGAAGTTGAGGAAGAGCTGACGGCGGTGGCCCACCCGGGGCGGGAAGCGGTCCAGCGTGGTGCGCAGCTCCCAGATGTCGTCCGGACCGTACGCGTCCTTCCGCATCCCCTCGGGAATCTCCTTGGGGGACACGCCGAGCATCTCGGCCACCTGCTTCGAGCTGTACGTCGGCGCTTCCATGGACGACCCTTCGGATGAGGTGCGCGGCACCTGCAACTTGCCTCAAGCGGCGAAGTATTTGTGCCCCCTTCGCACAATGGCCCCCCGGGCCACCAGCAGGGCGAGAGCCTCCTGAGTCAACTCCGCGGGCGAGGACAGGCCGCCCGCCAGCTCCACCAGCGAGCGGCCCCGCACCGCCACGCGGACCTCCGACAGCATCGCGGCGCAGAGCGACTCCACCGGAGACGGGCCCGGGCGAGGCGCCACAGCACGCGCCTCGGGAGCACCTGCCTCGGGAGCGGGTGCGCGCACCACGGGAGGCGTGGCCCCCATCGCCACGAGGGCGGCCTGGACCGGGGACATCCGCGCGGCAGGCGGGCGCTGTACGCCACCTGACATTGGGACGGGCTGCGCATGCGCGGGCGGCATGGAGCTGCCAGCGACCGGCTGACGAGCACCGGCGTTCGCCTGCGGGGGAACCGCACCCGCCCGAGGAGCGCCCGGAGAAGCCTGAGCGGGCGCCTGCGCCACGACAGCGGGAGCGCCCTGACCGGGCATCGTTGCCCCGACCACCGGGCCCTGAACGCTTGAAGCCGGAGCCGCGCGCCCGCCCTGCGCCATCGCCACGGGAGCCTGCGCCACGACCGCATGAGCGCCCTGCGCCATCGCCACGGGAGCCTGAACCCCTACTGAGTTCGCGACCTGCGCCATCGCCACGGGAGCCTGCGCCACGACCGCGGGCGCGCCGACGGGCATCGCGACATTCGCCGGAGCCACCACCGCCTGCACGGCGACGGGCTGAGCAGCGCCACGCACCGCCTCGGCCTGCACGCTCCCAGGAGCATCGACGCTCGCGACGCCCACGCTCAGCGGTGCACGCTTCGCGACCAGCGGCGTTTCGAGACGCGCGCGCACCGGACGAATCGGCAGCGTCGCCAGCCGGCGAATCTCCCGACGACGGTGGGCATCGTCCAGCGCGACCACGAAGGACACGTCCTGGCCCAGGATGCGCGAGAGGCTCTGCGCGGCGGCCTTGCGCACGCGCGGCTCGGCGTCATCCAGCGCGCCCAGCAGGAGCACCCGGGCGTTCTCCCCTGCCCCAGCCCCCAGCGCCAGCGCGGCCAGCGAGCGCACTTCCGTGTCGGCGTCGTGGATTGCCTCTTCGCCCAGCCTCCGCGCCGTCTCGCCCTCCAGGCCCAGGGCCAGGAGCGACGCGCGACGACGCACCGAGCGATCCGGGTCCTTCATCGCCTGCGCCAGATGCGGCGCGGCATCCCGAGGCGCCAGCGTGAGCATCGCCTTGAGCGCCGCGATGCGAACCTCGGGCACCGGCGACGACATCAGCGGCGACACCACCGATGCGCCCTGCTCCTTGCATAGCCCCGCGAACGCCTGGAGCAATGCAACCTGAGCCGCGGGGTCCGTCTCCGCATGCAGCGCCGCGGCCAGCGCGGGCGCGGCGGCGGGCTGCGCCAGGGCCTTCAGGCGCTCGGCGGCGCGAACCCGGGCGGCTCCATCCGTCGCGGACAGCTCACGCACGGAGAAGCCAAAGAGCGTCTCATCCGACGAGCCCGCGAAGCCTCCATGCGCGCTCAGCTCCGCGAGCTGCTCCGCGCTCACGCGCAGCCGGCCTTCCTGCAACAACCGCTGTGCCTCACGCGCCACGGGCGACAGCGCCACCGCCCCATTGCCAGACGCCGACGCGGGCGCCACAGGCGTGGCAGCGGCATCAACGACCGGCCCCCACGGAACAGCCGCACCCTTCGCGACGGGCACCAGCACCGGCGCCGTCTCACCGCGCAGGATGGCCTCGCTGCGAAGCTGCGAGATGAACGACGCGAGATCAAACCCCAGCTCGTCGTCCACGTCCCGCGACATGCCCGAGGAGTGGATCCGGCTGGCATCCAGCAGCTTGCCCATGAGCTGATCGCGCTCCAGGCGCAGCGCCTGATTCAAGCGGGACAGCTCGTCGCGCTCGGCCTGCATGCGGCCGGTGCGCACCTCCACCTCGGCCAGCTCGCGGCGCATCTCCAGGTCACGCTGGCGCGCCTCGGACAGCTCGCGCTTGAGGTGCTCGATCTCCTCGCGCGTCCCGTCCAGCTCGCCG
Encoded proteins:
- a CDS encoding CHAT domain-containing protein, yielding MSDSERDLDMLDIHDQVHLFADDELSPEEAASFREHLVTCERCMDELDVILELKSAGEAIRAEEEARPLRVVPPPRDTESPAPPPAQVPREAKPTRAFRPAWSGRRRWVAAVALSGSLTAALTLALFRSPTSDGSEQVVGPEALALAPTRSLEARLSWSGASGYRPYGVKRSGDERPRELVPLQALAKLEAAGDLHGLGTGHLLRGEVEQAREDLKRAPSSPDVDSDRAVVALQRGDLEDALVLLEGVLAKEPRHAAAMWNRSLVLRELGLDLLAAEGFEQVAALNEPGWSQEARERAEAVRRQTKSRQDHWNLAWTANKTLVADGTPLPATLVREAPALARKYLYLAAWTAPTAERVRALLPEARELDAHYGGDVLARYIERTQKRDFARRGPLATSFAQVLTGAFDMTGADAFVRALRASGDSDILLGALALLGRLPAELDDYARAADAVGDPWFQVNAELQRAQAKLTAGEMASAEAMLLKALPACELRKLDARCGELESVLTYLYTSQHRLVEAREHALRGLERARASNDPEQETQFLQHLGQIARFRDAFALTRAYLRESALRQPDVCAAQVFLHETLAMLESSELRFDAARTELGAVPDCGAPRSALSPLVLADLSRVAPRPGDLEAVRALAASARTQPGLGKRPGLLLMVDHAIARAELEHDRVAGRRQLEDLIAAAEKLPREDTGAQKARAASYSLLILEAGRAGDFAGALDWFARESGGAAPTRCLLGVEIAEERMLVAARGAKGEAVGTLTTRSAPAFDVPSLVSAPVLDALRPCEHVSVFARYPLHGRAGLLPSDFAWSYQRGDARPPVAASGAPRRLVVSDVNAPAGLGLPRLSAWLPGTEPAAPRVDLTGAAATPERVLAEMPGADEIDIHAHGLVNLGISDASLIVLSAQADGRYALTAGEVRRQHLSRAPVVILASCRAAETAPYLHEPWSLPVAFLEAGARAVIASPSDIPDAEAGAFFEAVRRRVREGASPSVAVKRERMEVLGRNPGSWVQTVVVFE
- a CDS encoding RNA polymerase sigma factor, translating into MTAPEPTSQPVPRVESEPPSSEVQDRRWFDAFIRQHETLLRTRGMQLAGNTSDVNDILQDTYERAWRHREQLKTQSDARAWLLRVQRNLFFDRHRLKLRERRAGVSAEDVQEVVAAPTPEDEPLWAKFGTAEVREALEKIPEEFRTVFRMKEIEGRSYIEIADHLGLNKNTVGTRLARARTKMKELLAPQPPETE
- a CDS encoding DUF924 domain-containing protein, which translates into the protein MTTPDDVLGFWFGQPPDPTRNPTCARPRALWFQQDTAFDQACQRFLDAHTQAAAGDLRDWADEPRSALALVLLLDQLPRNLFRGTARAFASDARAREVARRALARGLDTVLPPVWRWFMYLPFEHSEDVNDQRLSVSLFEQLALARGVDSTSAIEYARHHRDIIERFGRFPHRNAVLGRESTPDEVAFLQEPGSSF
- a CDS encoding tryptophan-rich sensory protein, producing the protein MDLTAWGTPAGLQRNATLNRESAAALGVMGALTAGAALLGSRATSPVPSRGGFGRSASRPWDAVSGAAGTLLSALLAVSAWRVWGSAAGPARSRALMGWGLQLGLYVGGRWGAGRPRRARTVVVERALLLGSAVAYTVFARQVDPRAPLLMAPVLGWVGFTSALGMNRARRLA